A stretch of Henckelia pumila isolate YLH828 chromosome 4, ASM3356847v2, whole genome shotgun sequence DNA encodes these proteins:
- the LOC140863538 gene encoding uncharacterized protein produces the protein MWALLPPQPLKPWPPTTKPPPHRHSTAVQSSQEMGIFGRTVITALKSDEPEERNGEKSKPKAPQTPPPPQQRQESEDKQQQRQLSGADVLMALQRATSKKAKKPKATANSGGGKYDKSGKKNEISTDFSNVRPLRIEAEWSHRLEELESRLQQLLHI, from the coding sequence ACCACTAAAACCATGGCCTCCCACCACCAAACCGCCGCCACATCGTCATTCCACCGCCGTGCAGAGTTCCCAAGAAATGGGTATTTTTGGTCGCACCGTAATCACAGCACTGAAATCCGATGAACCGGAGGAACGCAACGGTGAAAAATCCAAGCCAAAAGCACCACAaacgccgccgccgccgcagcAAAGGCAAGAATCGGAAGATaaacagcagcagaggcagctCAGCGGCGCCGATGTGCTTATGGCACTTCAAAGAGCCACTTCCAAGAAAGCCAAGAAGCCGAAAGCGACTGCGAATTCAGGTGGTGGAAAATATGACAAATCTGGAAAAAAGAATGAAATCTCTACAGATTTCAGTAATGTCAGGCCGTTGCGCATTGAAGCTGAATGGAGCCATCGGTTGGAGGAATTGGAAAGCAGACTTCAACAACTTTTACACATTTAG